The following are encoded in a window of Drosophila simulans strain w501 chromosome 3L, Prin_Dsim_3.1, whole genome shotgun sequence genomic DNA:
- the LOC6739013 gene encoding protein ARV 2 isoform X3, whose translation MAEKKRFVCVNCGHRVKELFKKYSNTMKTTQCDKCHQITDKYIEFEEFIILIDALLLDSCAFRHIIYNGDFKLYWKVSLVVLLLESFALCRQKLPDPPNASLHVHEKGFYTYTLQNMITCS comes from the exons ATGGCAGAAAAGAAGCGATTTGTGTGCGTTAATTGTGGACACAGAGTAAAAGAACTGTTCAAGAAATACAGCAACACTATGAAAACCACGCAATGC GACAAATGTCACCAAATCACGGATAAATACATTGAGTTCGAGGAGTTTATCATATTAATAGATGCACTGCTATTAGATTCGTGCGCCTTTCGGCACATAATATACAATGGCGACTTTAAG CTCTACTGGAAGGTTtcgctggtggtgctgctcctGGAATCCTTTGCGCTGTGCCGCCAAAAACTGCCCGACCCTCCGAATGCCTCTTTGCATGTCCACGAAAAGGGCTTTTACACATATACCCTTCAGAACATG ATTACATGTTCATGA
- the LOC6739014 gene encoding probable E3 ubiquitin-protein ligase makorin-1 has translation MSAVTSSDTAISGMALGRSQTICRYYVRGICRFGELCRFSHDLSRGHPECEEQVATDVLPKPSTSSSSTSGSQSASISTQQRNWANAPVFVPSQKRNTAHEQSEFETTVDPETLTEAHAGASYDTLAPGVSWADVVGGPSSLNKDDYGEENSSCAWGEFSAYPIHMELCEMCDQYCLHPTDQVQRKSHNRECLQQHEQAMELSFAIARSKDKTCGICFDTIMEKAGREKRFGILPNCNHIFCLECIRTWRQAKQFEHKITRACPECRVCSDFVCPSAFWMETKEEKDKLLNDYRAALGAKDCKYFKKGEGKCPFGNKCFYKHALPNGDIVDVGLPKRTRKLQSQNEIIDLLDIYLWDYVDRRDYHWLGMISSDITSSESSDYSDED, from the exons ATGAGTGCCGTCACCAGCAGCGATACAGCCATCAGCGGCATGGCCCTTGGCCGGAGCCAGACCATCTGCCGCTACTACGTGCGCGGCATCTGCCGTTTCGGGGAACTTTGCCGATTTTCCCACGACCTGAGCCGCGGTCATCCCGAGTGCGAGGAACAGGTGGCCACCGACGTGCTGCCGAAGCCTAgtacaagcagcagcagcaccagtgGCAGCCAGAGCGCCAGCATCTCCACTCAGCAGAGGAACTGGGCGAACGCCCCGGTGTTTGTGCCTAGCCAAAAGCGCAATACTGCCCACGAACAGAGCGAGTTTGAGACCACTGTGGACCCTGAGACGCTGACGGAGGCGCATGCTGGAGCCAGCTACGATACATTAGCCCCTGGTGTGTCCTGGGCCGATGTAGTGGGCGGACCATCGTCTCTGAACAAAGATGACTATGGCGAGGAGAACAGTTCCTGCGCCTGGGGCGAATTCTCCGCCTACCCCATTCACATGGAGCTGTGCGAAATGTGCGACCAGTATTGCCTGCATCCCACAGATCAAGTCCAACGGAAGAGTCACAACCGCGAGTGCCTGCAGCAGCACGAGCAGGCCATGGAGCTTTCCTTCGCCATTGCCAGATCCAAGGACAAGACGTGCGGCATCTGCTTTGACACGATTATGGAGAAGGCGGGAAGAGAAAAGCGCTTCGGCATTCTGCCCAACTGCAACCACATATTCTGCTTGGAGTGCATTCGCACATGGCGTCAGGCCAAACAGTTTGAGCACAAAATAACGCG AGCTTGCCCAGAATGTCGCGTTTGCTCGGATTTTGTCTGTCCCAGTGCGTTTTGGATGGAAACCAAGGAGGAAAAGGACAAATTGCTCAACGATTACCGCGCCGCTTTGGGAGCAAAGGACTgcaaatactttaaaaaagGAGAGGGCAAGTGCCCCTTTGGTAACAAGTGCTTCTACAAGCACGCCCTGCCCAACGGAGATATCGTCGATGTGGGTTTGCCGAAGCGCACCCGAAAGTTACAGAGCCAGAATGAAATAATCGATTTACTTGAT ATATATCTCTGGGACTACGTAGATCGGCGTGATTATCATTGGCTGGGGATGATTTCAAGTGATATCACTAGCTCCGAAAGTTCAGATTACTCGGATGAAGACTAA
- the LOC6739013 gene encoding protein ARV 2 isoform X4: MAEKKRFVCVNCGHRVKELFKKYSNTMKTTQCDKCHQITDKYIEFEEFIILIDALLLDSCAFRHIIYNGDFKVTRFRWWCCSWNPLRCAAKNCPTLRMPLCMSTKRAFTHIPFRT, encoded by the exons ATGGCAGAAAAGAAGCGATTTGTGTGCGTTAATTGTGGACACAGAGTAAAAGAACTGTTCAAGAAATACAGCAACACTATGAAAACCACGCAATGC GACAAATGTCACCAAATCACGGATAAATACATTGAGTTCGAGGAGTTTATCATATTAATAGATGCACTGCTATTAGATTCGTGCGCCTTTCGGCACATAATATACAATGGCGACTTTAAGGTGACGAG GTTtcgctggtggtgctgctcctGGAATCCTTTGCGCTGTGCCGCCAAAAACTGCCCGACCCTCCGAATGCCTCTTTGCATGTCCACGAAAAGGGCTTTTACACATATACCCTTCAGAACATG A
- the LOC6739013 gene encoding protein ARV 2 isoform X2 yields MAEKKRFVCVNCGHRVKELFKKYSNTMKTTQCDKCHQITDKYIEFEEFIILIDALLLDSCAFRHIIYNGDFKVTRFRWWCCSWNPLRCAAKNCPTLRMPLCMSTKRAFTHIPFRTWEITCS; encoded by the exons ATGGCAGAAAAGAAGCGATTTGTGTGCGTTAATTGTGGACACAGAGTAAAAGAACTGTTCAAGAAATACAGCAACACTATGAAAACCACGCAATGC GACAAATGTCACCAAATCACGGATAAATACATTGAGTTCGAGGAGTTTATCATATTAATAGATGCACTGCTATTAGATTCGTGCGCCTTTCGGCACATAATATACAATGGCGACTTTAAGGTGACGAG GTTtcgctggtggtgctgctcctGGAATCCTTTGCGCTGTGCCGCCAAAAACTGCCCGACCCTCCGAATGCCTCTTTGCATGTCCACGAAAAGGGCTTTTACACATATACCCTTCAGAACATGGGAG ATTACATGTTCATGA
- the LOC6739015 gene encoding pickpocket protein 28, which yields MRLIKKIHGKIRSVSRKRGKSFLKNTSMEMLKYVISDNNYSWWIKLYFAIIFALVLFVAVNLAVGIYNKWESTPVIIGISSKMTPIDQIPFPTITVCNMNQAKKSKVEHLTPGSVRYAMLQKTCYKESNYSQYMDNQHRNETFPNFILDVSEKCSDLIVSCVFHQQRIPCTDIFRETFVDEGLCCIFNVLHPYYLYKFKSPYIRDFTSSDRFADIAVDWDPISGYPQRLPSSYYPRPGVGVGTSMGLQIVLDGHVDDYFCSSTNGQGFKILLYNPIDQPRMKESGLPVMIGHQTSFRIIARNVEAIPSIRNIQRTKRQCIFSDEQELLFYRYYTRRNCEAECDSMFFLRLCNCIPYYLPLIYPNASVCDVFHFECLNRAESQIFDLQSSQCKELCLTSCHDLIFFPDAFSTPFTQKDVKAQTNYLTNFSSEYIRKNLAVVNFFHTDNYFRSSVRTSYTGPTEYMASTGGIMSLMIGFSVIFLAEIIYIILFVSTLLLILIF from the exons ATGCGCTTAATAAAGAAAATCCATGGAAAAATTCGTAGTGTTAGCcgaaaaagggggaaaagttTCCTAAAGAATACATCAATGGAAATGCTTAAGTACGTTATTAGCGATAATAATTATTCTTGGTGGATAAAGCTTTACTTCGCCATCATATTCGCATTGGTTCTTTTTGTGGCTGTGAACTTAGCGGTTGGAATTTACAATAAGTGGGAAAGCACACCAGTGATTATTGgaa TTAGCTCTAAGATGACTCCCATTGATCAAATTCCGTTTCCGACAATTACGGTTTGCAATATGAACCAGGCTAAAAAGTCGAAAGTAGAGCATTTAACGCC GGGATCCGTAAGATACGCTATGCTTCAAAAGACCTGCTATAAGGAATCAAATTACTCGCAATACATGGATAATCAGCACAGAAATGAAACATTCCCAAATTTCATATTGGATGTTTCGGAGAAGTGTTCAGATCTGATAGTATCCTGCGTATTTCATCAACAAAGGATACCGTGCACTGACATCTTCAGAGAAACTTTCGTCGATGAAGGATTGtgctgcatttttaatgtcTTGCATCCGTATTATCTTTATAAGTTCAA atcACCCTACATTCGGGACTTCACTTCGTCCGACAGGTTTGCAGATATCGCCGTGGACTGGGATCCAATATCTGGCTACCCACAGAGACTACCCTCAAGTTACTATCCGCGTCCGGGAGTTGGAGTTGGTACCTCGATGGGTCTGCAAATCGTTCTCGACGGTCACGTGGACGACTACTTCTGCTCCTCCACAAACGGTCAGGGATTTAAA ATACTACTGTATAATCCGATAGACCAGCCGCGCATGAAGGAGTCGGGATTACCTGTGATGATTGGGCACCAGACGAGTTTTCGCATCATAGCTAGAAACGTTGAGGCTATACCCTCTATAAGAAATATTCAAAGGACGAAACGCCAGTGTATTTTCAGTGACGAACAGGAATTACTCTTCTATCGCTATTATACGCGTCGAAACTGCGAGGCAGAGTGCGACTCCATGTTTTTCTTGAGACTCTGCAATTGTATTCCCTACTACCTACCACTAATTTATCCCAACGCCTCAGTGTGCGACGTGTTCCACTTTGAATGTCTGAATCGGGCGGAGTCCCAGATCTTCGACCTACAGAGCTCTCAGTGCAAGGAGCTTTGCCTGACCAGCTGCCACGACCTAATTTTCTTTCCCGATGCCTTTTCCACTCCTTTCACCCAAAAGGATGTCAAGGCACAGACCAACTACTTGACGAATTTCTCAAGTGAATACATACGCAAAAACTTGGCGGTAGTCAACTTTTTTCACACCGACAACTATTTCAGGAGCAGTGTAAGGACTTCGTATACCGGACCCACTGAATATATGG